In Pedosphaera parvula Ellin514, the genomic stretch CGCCGCTGAGAAATCGATGACCCGCGAGGTCAGGCTGGAGAAGGCATTGAATCGTTTCACGACCACCTGCTACATCGTTGCCGGCATCATCGCACTGATCACGATTTCCAGCATTGGAGGATTAAGCGCTTTGACACCCAGCCAAATGTTCCTGCTCTTCCTGGTCGCTTTACTGGCGGTCGCTCCGCACGCCATAGGCTTCAAACTTTCCACGAACAAGAACAAACCACGGATCCTGAAATTCAGATAACAGCCATCGGTAATGTTCCCTGAACCCGATACCGAATGCCGAAAGAAATTTCCGAATGGCAGGAGGGATTTTGGTTTGAGGCAAGCCCGACAACGCCGCCTCAAATCAAAGGCATTTCCTTCTTTCCCGTTGAGCCGGTTAAGTTAAAACTTCCTCATGTTTCACCGGCTACGCATATATTGCTTCATCACATTTGTTGCGCTGTGTCCATTCATTGTTCGGGCCGACAACGCCGTCTGTAAGGACCTTAATTCCCCACGAGAGTTTCCCGTCATCAACACTCAAAAGGAGTGGCAGGACCGTGCCAACGTAATTCGTCAACAAATACTTGTTAGCGCCGGCCTCTGGCCAATGCCCGAAAAAACTCCTTTGCACCCAAAATTGTTCGGAAGAATCGAATGTGACGGCTACAGCGTTGAGAAGGTTTATTTGGAAACTTATCCCGGCTTTTATCTGGCTGGAAATTTATACCGTCCTTTGGGTAAAGCTGGACCATTTCCGGGAATTCTCAACCCACACGGTCATTGGGAAAATGGCCGGCTGACAGATATAAAGGAGGGTAGCATCCCGGCACGTTGCATCAATTTCGCGAAGCAGGGAATGATTGCCTTCTCATACGACATGGTTGGCTACAATGATACACACTTTCCTGAATCGCCGGTCACGAAGGAGTTTTACAAGATCCACAGAAACTTCGGGACGAATGATCCGGCCAACCTGCTCTGGAACATCTCCCTCATGGGTCTCCAAACATGGAACAGCATTCGCGCGCTGGACTTTCTGGAATCCCTGCCCGAGGTCGACAAACATCGCCTCGCCTGTACCGGTGAGTCTGGTGGTGGCACCCAGACTTTCATTCTGGGAGCAATTGATGACCGGCTCGCAGCCCAGGCACCGGTCGTAATGGTCAGCCACATCATGCAGGGTGGTTGTGGTTGCGAAAACATGCCAGGCTTGCGCGTGCAATTCTCAAACATGGAGATAGCTGCGGCCGCCGTTCCCCGCCCGCAAATCATGGTTGCCTGCACGGGTGACTGGACAAAAACCATGCTGACCTTGGAGGGACCGGCCATCCAACATATCTACGACCTTTTCAAGGCGCCGGACAAGCTCCGCTATGTCCGGTTTGATTTCAACCACAACTACAATCAAACCAGCCGGGAGGCGGTGTACCAATGGTTTGATCGGTGGCTCATCGACGAAACCGATACGCCGGTTACTGAACTGGCTTACACCAAGGAATCTGATGAGGACTTGCGTGTTTTCCCTGATGGCAAACTGCCTTCCAACGCAGTCTCCCAGTCACAATTGATCCAATATCTCGTCAGCTCTCACCAATCCGCTCTGGATGCTTTAACACCCAGGGACAAAACCGGATGGAAACGTTATCAAAACGTCATGACACCAGCCTGGGCGCGCACGCTTCAACTGAATTGGCCTGGAGCGGCTTTGAATACCGAAATAAAAACCGTTTCAAAAACCGCAAATTACACTTTTCAAACAGTTCAAATTCATCGCGAAACTGAATCAAAACCTCTTGAGCTTCTCCATTTCATTCCCTCCAAAGCTGGAGCGAAAGGGAGACAAACATTGGTTCTCCTGGTCAGTCCACCAGGCAAATCTCCTTACTTGGACGAAGCAGGTTCACCAGTCGGTATCGCACAATCTCTCCTCGAGAAAAACTATCATGTCGCCGTCCTGAATAATTCTCCTGCTATTGAAACACGCGACCAACTCTCCATTTTCTTTAACACTTACAACCGAACTTATCTTCAAAACCGCGTGGGAGATATTGTCGCCGCCTGCCAATCCCTCCATAGTATTAACCTGAGACAATTGAGAATCATCCTATATGGCACCGGGCATGCCGGACTCTGGTCATTGCTTGCTGCCCCGGCAGCAAACGGTGTTGTCTCCGACCTGGATCAATTGGATGTGAATAGCAATCAAACGCTGATCGCCCCGGAGTTGTTTTGTCCCGGCCTGCGAAGCATGGACTCTTTTACCGGTCCCCTCATTTTGGCAACACCTAATCCCTTGCTGCTGCATAACCTTTCCCCCAAGTTTCAAATCTCCAAGGTGCAATCAACCTATGATGCTTTAAGCGCAGGAAAGAGCTTTCGAGCCGAAAGGAAACAATTAAGCGAGCAGGAAATTCTGGATTGGTTTTCCCGGATTG encodes the following:
- a CDS encoding alpha/beta hydrolase family protein — encoded protein: MPEKTPLHPKLFGRIECDGYSVEKVYLETYPGFYLAGNLYRPLGKAGPFPGILNPHGHWENGRLTDIKEGSIPARCINFAKQGMIAFSYDMVGYNDTHFPESPVTKEFYKIHRNFGTNDPANLLWNISLMGLQTWNSIRALDFLESLPEVDKHRLACTGESGGGTQTFILGAIDDRLAAQAPVVMVSHIMQGGCGCENMPGLRVQFSNMEIAAAAVPRPQIMVACTGDWTKTMLTLEGPAIQHIYDLFKAPDKLRYVRFDFNHNYNQTSREAVYQWFDRWLIDETDTPVTELAYTKESDEDLRVFPDGKLPSNAVSQSQLIQYLVSSHQSALDALTPRDKTGWKRYQNVMTPAWARTLQLNWPGAALNTEIKTVSKTANYTFQTVQIHRETESKPLELLHFIPSKAGAKGRQTLVLLVSPPGKSPYLDEAGSPVGIAQSLLEKNYHVAVLNNSPAIETRDQLSIFFNTYNRTYLQNRVGDIVAACQSLHSINLRQLRIILYGTGHAGLWSLLAAPAANGVVSDLDQLDVNSNQTLIAPELFCPGLRSMDSFTGPLILATPNPLLLHNLSPKFQISKVQSTYDALSAGKSFRAERKQLSEQEILDWFSRIDSSK